In Scomber japonicus isolate fScoJap1 chromosome 19, fScoJap1.pri, whole genome shotgun sequence, a single genomic region encodes these proteins:
- the rab14l gene encoding RAB14, member RAS oncogene family, like: MATAPYNYSYIFKYIIIGDMGVGKSCLLHQFTEKKFMADCPHTIGVEFGTRIIEVSGQKIKLQIWDTAGQERFRAVTRSYYRGAAGALMVYDITRRSTYNHLSSWLTDARNLTNPNTVIILIGNKADLEAQRDVTYEEAKQFAEENGLLFLEASAKTGENVEDAFLEAAKKIYQNIQDGSLDLNAAESGVQHKPSAPQGGRLTSEPQPQREGCGC; the protein is encoded by the exons ATGGCCACCGCACCGTACAACTACTCCTACATTTTCAAATACATCATTATCG GGGACATGGGGGTAGGGAAGTCATGTTTGCTTCATCAGTTCACAGAAAAGAAAT TCATGGCAGACTGCCCCCATACAATTGGCGTGGAGTTTGGTACAAGGATAATCGAGGTGAGCGGCCAGAAGATCAAGCTGCAGATTTGGGACACAGCGGGACAAGAGCGCTTCAGGGCTGTCACCCGCTCCTACTACCGCGGAGCTGCAGGGGCGCTGATGGTATACGACATCACCAG GAGAAGCACATACAACCATCTCAGCAGCTGGCTGACTGATGCCAGAAACCTCACCAATCCCAATACT GTGATCATTCTCATAGGAAACAAAGCAGACCTCGAGGCCCAGAGGGACGTTACATATGAGGAAGCTAAGCAGTTCGCTGAGGAGAACG GTCTGTTGTTTCTGGAAGCCAGCGCAAAAAC AGGTGAAAACGTTGAGGACGCCTTCCTGGAAGCCGCTAAGAAGATCTACCAGAACATCCAAGATGGCAGCCTGGACCTGAACGCTGCCGAGTCCGGGGTCCAGCACAAGCCCTCGGCCCCTCAGGGCGGCCGGCTAACCAGCGAACCACAGCCCCAGAGGGAAGGCTGCGGCTGCTAA